The Gloeobacter morelensis MG652769 genome contains the following window.
AAAAGCCTGTACCAGGGCATCTTTGCGCTCTTCTTCGCTAAAGCGCGGCTGGGAGCCGCCGTAGCCCTGGTTGAGCAGCGTGTCGCTCGCATCTCCCAGTATGCGGCCCATAAAACCGTAGCCCAGGGCACTGCGAATCATCAGACCCACCGAGTACTTGAGACTCTGGAGCATGCCGGTGCCGACACTCTGGGCCACCCCGGACATGGCCGTCTCCCGCTTTTGCAAATAAGCACTCGCTGCGACGGTTTCACCGGTAAGCGGGCAGCGAAAGGTGCACTGCAGTGTGCTTCCCTGCTGCTCGGCATAAACGACGAGCGGTTGGATCGAGTCAAAAAAATCGGTCATAGTCCTGGTGCAAGACAGCGCGTCCTGGGCAACAGTAGGGATCGAGGTCGGCCGGCTGCAAGGGGAAGCATCCGGGCCGTTCCGTATTTGTCCCCGCCCGGATGGCATGATAGGAAGCGCAGTCTTCATCCCAACAGGCCATGACTTTTGCCCCCGGTACGCTTGCCTTCACGAAGTACGAGGGCCTCGGCAACGACTTCGTGCTCATCGATAACCGCATCGCAGCCGAACCGGTGCTCTCCGGCGACCAGGCCGCGGCGGTGTGCGACCGGCACTTCGGGGTCGGGGCGGACGGGGTGATTTTTTTGCTGAGCGCTGCAGCGGATGCCGACTTTGGCATGCGCATCTACAACAACGATGGCTCTGAGGCACAGATGTGCGGCAACGGCATCCGCTGCCTGGCCCACTTCGCGCGCGAACTGGGAATCGCGGGGACCGGCGGCGGCTACCGGGTGGAGACCGGGGCGGGCATCTTGAATATTGCCCTGTTGGCCGATGGCCGCGTGCGCGTAGACATGGGGCCACCCCGCCTGCTGGCGGATGAAATCCCGACTACCCTCGTCCCGGCGGAACAAAAAGTGGTCGCGGCGTCCATCCCCGTAGGCGGACTCGATTGGCGGGTCACCTGCGTCAACATGGGCAACCCCCATGCGGTGGTGTTTGTCGATGAGTTGGCCACGGTGGATTTGCATCGCTTCGGGCCGCTGTTTGAGCGCGACCGTCACTTTCCCGAGCGCATCAACACCCACTTTGCCGAGGTGATCAGCCCCACCCACCTGCGGGTGAAAGTCTGGGAGCGCGGCGCCGGACCCACCCTCGCCTGCGGCACCGGTGCGTGCGCAGTACTGGTGGCGGCGGTGCTCAATGGCCTGTCCCACACCGAGGCCACCGTCGAATTGCCCGGCGGGCCGCTG
Protein-coding sequences here:
- the dapF gene encoding diaminopimelate epimerase translates to MTFAPGTLAFTKYEGLGNDFVLIDNRIAAEPVLSGDQAAAVCDRHFGVGADGVIFLLSAAADADFGMRIYNNDGSEAQMCGNGIRCLAHFARELGIAGTGGGYRVETGAGILNIALLADGRVRVDMGPPRLLADEIPTTLVPAEQKVVAASIPVGGLDWRVTCVNMGNPHAVVFVDELATVDLHRFGPLFERDRHFPERINTHFAEVISPTHLRVKVWERGAGPTLACGTGACAVLVAAVLNGLSHTEATVELPGGPLEIRWDGATNRLLMTGPAHKVFSGLL